A genomic segment from Conger conger chromosome 2, fConCon1.1, whole genome shotgun sequence encodes:
- the LOC133116043 gene encoding alpha-actinin-2 isoform X2 — protein MTQVETTVHYYNNGYEDEYMLQEDEWDRDLLLDPAWEKQQRKTFTAWCNSHLRKAGTQIENIEEDFRNGLKLMLLLEVISGERLPKPDRGKMRFHKIANVNKALDYITSKGVKLVSIGAEEIVDGNVKMTLGMIWTIILRFAIQDISVEETSAKEGLLLWCQRKTAPYRNVNVQNFHVSWKDGLAFCALIHRHRPDLIDYSKLNKDDAVGNLNLALEIAEKHLDIPKMLDAEDIVNTPKPDERAIMTYVSCFYHAFAGAEQAETAANRICKILGVNQENEKLMEEYERLASELLEWIRRTTPWLENRTAENTMAAMQRKLEDFRDYRRKHKPPKVQEKCQLEINFNTLQTKLRISNRPAFMPSEGKMVSDIASAWQGLEQAEKGYEEWLLTEIRRLERLDHLAEKFRQKATTHEDWAQGKEQILTRKDYESASLTQVRALLRKHEAFESDLAAHQDRVEQIAAIAQELNELDYHAAAGINERCQKICDQWDQLGTLTQKRREALERTEKLLETIDQLFLEFAKRAAPFNNWMEGAMEDLQDMFIVHTVDEIQSLIVAHDQFKATLPEADSERQAILGILNEIQKIAQSYGIGTSLTNPYSSITTIEIGIKWDKVKKLVPQRDGLLQEELARQHANERLRRQFAAQANLIGPWIQTRMEEIGHSSVEMSGTLEDQMTQLKQFEHIIINYKPNIDKLEGDHQLIQESLIFDNKHTNYTMEHIRVGWELLLTTIARTINEIETQILTRDAKGISQQQMNEFRSSFNHFDRDVKGKLRRDDFKACLISLGHVGSDKQGEAEFARIMTLVDPNGVGVVSFQSFIDFMTRETADTDTAEQVIASFRILAADKPYILVEELRRELPPEQAEYCIMRMPPYTGPGKVPGALDYTSFSTALYGESDL, from the exons ATGACTCAAGTAGAGACAACGGTGCACTACTACAACAATGGATACGAGGATGAGTACATGTTGCAAGAAGACGAGTGGGACCGGGATCTCCTTTTGGACCCGGCTTGGGAGAAGCAACAACGAAAG ACGTTTACAGCTTGGTGCAACTCTCACCTGCGTAAGGCTGGGACACAGATTGAGAACATCGAGGAGGACTTCAGGAATGGCCTGAAACTCATGCTCCTGCTGGAAGTCATTTCAG gTGAAAGGCTACCCAAACCAGACAGAGGGAAGATGCGTTTTCACAAAATCGCCAATGTCAACAAAGCACTGGATTACATCACCAGCAAAGGAGTGAAACTTGTTTCCATAGGAGCTGAAG AAATTGTGGACGGGAATGTAAAGATGACCCTCGGAATGATATGGACCATCATCCTCCGCTTTGCAATTCAGGACATTTCAGTTGAAG AAACATCAGCGAAGGAAGGACTTCTCTTGTGGTGTCAGAGAAAGACTGCCCCCTACAGGAATGTCAATGTGCAGAACTTCCATGTCAG CTGGAAGGACGGCCTGGCGTTCTGTGCCCTGATTCACAGGCACCGCCCGGATCTTATCGACTATTCCAAGCTCAACAAG GACGATGCTGTTGGTAATTTAAACTTGGCCTTGGAAATTGCAGAGAAGCACCTGGACATCCCCAAAATGTTGGATGCTGagg ACATTGTCAACACCCCCAAACCTGATGAAAGAGCAATCATGACCTATGTGTCCTGCTTCTACCACGCTTTTGCTGGAGCAGAGCAG GCTGAGACAGCTGCCAACAGGATCTGTAAGATTCTGGGTGTGAACCAGGAGAATGAGAAGCTGATGGAAGAGTATGAAAGGCTGGCCAGCGAG CTGCTGGAGTGGATCCGGCGGACGACCCCCTGGCTGGAGAACCGCACGGCGGAGAACACCATGGCGGCCATGCAGCGGAAGCTGGAGGACTTCCGGGACTACCGGCGCAAGCACAAGCCGCCCAAGGTGCAGGAGAAGTGCCAGCTGGAGATCAACTTCAACACGCTGCAGACCAAGCTGCGCATCAGCAACCGGCCTGCCTTCATGCCCTCCGAGGGCAAGATGGTGTCG GACATCGCCAGTGCGTGGCAGGGCCTGGAGCAGGCTGAGAAGGGCTATGAGGAGTGGCTTCTGACCGAGATCCGCAGGCTGGAGCGTCTGGACCACCTGGCCGAAAAGTTCCGGCAGAAAGCCACCACCCATGAAGACTGGGCCCAGG GCAAGGAGCAGATCCTGACCCGGAAGGACTACGAGTCGGCATCACTGACGCAGGTGAGGGCGTTGCTGCGGAAACACGAGGCCTTCGAGAGCGACCTGGCTGCCCACCAGGACAGAGTGGAGCAGATTGCCGCCATCGCACAGGAGCTGAA CGAGCTGGACTACCACGCCGCCGCTGGCATCAACGAGAGGTGCCAGAAAATCTGTGACCAGTGGGACCAACTGGGAACGCTGAcgcagaagaggagggaggcTCTGGAG AGGACAGAGAAGTTGCTGGAAACCATTGACCAGCTGTTCCTGGAGTTCGCCAAAAGGGCGGCGCCCTTCAACAACTGGATGGAAGGGGCTATGGAAGACCTGCAGGACATGTTCATTGTGCACACTGTGGATGAGATTCAG AGCCTGATCGTGGCACACGACCAGTTCAAGGCCACCCTGCCAGAAGCAGACAGCGAGAGACAGGCCATCCTGGGAATCTTGAACGAGATTCAGAAGATCGCCCAGAGCTACGGAATCGGCACCTCCCTCACCAACCCCTACTCCTCAATCACCACCATCGAGATTGGCATCAAGTGGGACAAG GTAAAGAAGCTGGTTCCTCAAAGAGACGGCCTTCTTCAGGAGGAGCTTGCCCGTCAACATGCCAACGAACGCCTGAGACGCCAGTTTGCAGCCCAGGCCAACCTTATAGGGCCCTGGATCCAGACTAGGATGGAG GAAATAGGCCACAGCTCAGTGGAAATGAGTGGCACCTTGGAGGACCAGATGACCCAACTCAAGCAGTTTGAGCACATCATCATTAACTACAAACCCAACATTGACAAGCTGGAAGGAGACCACCAGCTGATTCAGGAATCACTTATCTTTGATAACAAGCACACCAACTACACCATGGAG CACATCCGGGTGGGCTGGGAGCTTCTTCTCACCACCATCGCCCGAACCATCAACGAGATTGAGACTCAGATCCTCACCCGGGATGCCAAGGGCATCAGTCAGCAGCAGATGAATGAGTTCCGGTCCTCTTTCAACCACTTTGACCGG GACGTCAAGGGCAAACTGCGGCGTGATGACTTTAAAGCCTGTTTAATCAGCCTGGGTCATGTGGGCAGCGACAAGCAG GGTGAGGCCGAGTTTGCACGCATCATGACCCTGGTGGACCCCAATGGGGTTGGGGTGGTGTCCTTCCAGTCTTTCATTGACTTCATGACCCGGGAAACAGCAGACACGGACACCGCTGAGCAGGTCATCGCCTCCTTCAGGATCCTGGCAGCTGATAAG CCATACATCCTGGTGGAGGAGCTGCGCCGGGAGCTGCCCCCGGAGCAGGCCGAGTACTGCATCATGAGGATGCCCCCCTACACCGGGCCTGGCAAGGTGCCGGGGGCCCTGGACTACACCTCCTTCTCCACCGCCCTGTACGGAGAGAGCGACCTCTAA
- the LOC133116043 gene encoding alpha-actinin-2 isoform X3, producing MTQVETTVHYYNNGYEDEYMLQEDEWDRDLLLDPAWEKQQRKTFTAWCNSHLRKAGTQIENIEEDFRNGLKLMLLLEVISGERLPKPDRGKMRFHKIANVNKALDYITSKGVKLVSIGAEEIVDGNVKMTLGMIWTIILRFAIQDISVEETSAKEGLLLWCQRKTAPYRNVNVQNFHVSWKDGLAFCALIHRHRPDLIDYSKLNKDDAVGNLNLALEIAEKHLDIPKMLDAEDIVSGTRPDEKAIMTYVSCYYHAFAGAQKAETAANRICKILGVNQENEKLMEEYERLASELLEWIRRTTPWLENRTAENTMAAMQRKLEDFRDYRRKHKPPKVQEKCQLEINFNTLQTKLRISNRPAFMPSEGKMVSDIASAWQGLEQAEKGYEEWLLTEIRRLERLDHLAEKFRQKATTHEDWAQGKEQILTRKDYESASLTQVRALLRKHEAFESDLAAHQDRVEQIAAIAQELNELDYHAAAGINERCQKICDQWDQLGTLTQKRREALERTEKLLETIDQLFLEFAKRAAPFNNWMEGAMEDLQDMFIVHTVDEIQSLIVAHDQFKATLPEADSERQAILGILNEIQKIAQSYGIGTSLTNPYSSITTIEIGIKWDKVKKLVPQRDGLLQEELARQHANERLRRQFAAQANLIGPWIQTRMEEIGHSSVEMSGTLEDQMTQLKQFEHIIINYKPNIDKLEGDHQLIQESLIFDNKHTNYTMEHIRVGWELLLTTIARTINEIETQILTRDAKGISQQQMNEFRSSFNHFDRKKKGGMEADDFRACLISMGYALGEAEFARIMTLVDPNGVGVVSFQSFIDFMTRETADTDTAEQVIASFRILAADKPYILVEELRRELPPEQAEYCIMRMPPYTGPGKVPGALDYTSFSTALYGESDL from the exons ATGACTCAAGTAGAGACAACGGTGCACTACTACAACAATGGATACGAGGATGAGTACATGTTGCAAGAAGACGAGTGGGACCGGGATCTCCTTTTGGACCCGGCTTGGGAGAAGCAACAACGAAAG ACGTTTACAGCTTGGTGCAACTCTCACCTGCGTAAGGCTGGGACACAGATTGAGAACATCGAGGAGGACTTCAGGAATGGCCTGAAACTCATGCTCCTGCTGGAAGTCATTTCAG gTGAAAGGCTACCCAAACCAGACAGAGGGAAGATGCGTTTTCACAAAATCGCCAATGTCAACAAAGCACTGGATTACATCACCAGCAAAGGAGTGAAACTTGTTTCCATAGGAGCTGAAG AAATTGTGGACGGGAATGTAAAGATGACCCTCGGAATGATATGGACCATCATCCTCCGCTTTGCAATTCAGGACATTTCAGTTGAAG AAACATCAGCGAAGGAAGGACTTCTCTTGTGGTGTCAGAGAAAGACTGCCCCCTACAGGAATGTCAATGTGCAGAACTTCCATGTCAG CTGGAAGGACGGCCTGGCGTTCTGTGCCCTGATTCACAGGCACCGCCCGGATCTTATCGACTATTCCAAGCTCAACAAG GACGATGCTGTTGGTAATTTAAACTTGGCCTTGGAAATTGCAGAGAAGCACCTGGACATCCCCAAAATGTTGGATGCTGagg ATATAGTAAGTGGTACCAGGCCAGATGAAAAGGCCATTATGACATATGTGTCTTGTTACTATCACGCCTTTGCTGGGGCCCAAAAG GCTGAGACAGCTGCCAACAGGATCTGTAAGATTCTGGGTGTGAACCAGGAGAATGAGAAGCTGATGGAAGAGTATGAAAGGCTGGCCAGCGAG CTGCTGGAGTGGATCCGGCGGACGACCCCCTGGCTGGAGAACCGCACGGCGGAGAACACCATGGCGGCCATGCAGCGGAAGCTGGAGGACTTCCGGGACTACCGGCGCAAGCACAAGCCGCCCAAGGTGCAGGAGAAGTGCCAGCTGGAGATCAACTTCAACACGCTGCAGACCAAGCTGCGCATCAGCAACCGGCCTGCCTTCATGCCCTCCGAGGGCAAGATGGTGTCG GACATCGCCAGTGCGTGGCAGGGCCTGGAGCAGGCTGAGAAGGGCTATGAGGAGTGGCTTCTGACCGAGATCCGCAGGCTGGAGCGTCTGGACCACCTGGCCGAAAAGTTCCGGCAGAAAGCCACCACCCATGAAGACTGGGCCCAGG GCAAGGAGCAGATCCTGACCCGGAAGGACTACGAGTCGGCATCACTGACGCAGGTGAGGGCGTTGCTGCGGAAACACGAGGCCTTCGAGAGCGACCTGGCTGCCCACCAGGACAGAGTGGAGCAGATTGCCGCCATCGCACAGGAGCTGAA CGAGCTGGACTACCACGCCGCCGCTGGCATCAACGAGAGGTGCCAGAAAATCTGTGACCAGTGGGACCAACTGGGAACGCTGAcgcagaagaggagggaggcTCTGGAG AGGACAGAGAAGTTGCTGGAAACCATTGACCAGCTGTTCCTGGAGTTCGCCAAAAGGGCGGCGCCCTTCAACAACTGGATGGAAGGGGCTATGGAAGACCTGCAGGACATGTTCATTGTGCACACTGTGGATGAGATTCAG AGCCTGATCGTGGCACACGACCAGTTCAAGGCCACCCTGCCAGAAGCAGACAGCGAGAGACAGGCCATCCTGGGAATCTTGAACGAGATTCAGAAGATCGCCCAGAGCTACGGAATCGGCACCTCCCTCACCAACCCCTACTCCTCAATCACCACCATCGAGATTGGCATCAAGTGGGACAAG GTAAAGAAGCTGGTTCCTCAAAGAGACGGCCTTCTTCAGGAGGAGCTTGCCCGTCAACATGCCAACGAACGCCTGAGACGCCAGTTTGCAGCCCAGGCCAACCTTATAGGGCCCTGGATCCAGACTAGGATGGAG GAAATAGGCCACAGCTCAGTGGAAATGAGTGGCACCTTGGAGGACCAGATGACCCAACTCAAGCAGTTTGAGCACATCATCATTAACTACAAACCCAACATTGACAAGCTGGAAGGAGACCACCAGCTGATTCAGGAATCACTTATCTTTGATAACAAGCACACCAACTACACCATGGAG CACATCCGGGTGGGCTGGGAGCTTCTTCTCACCACCATCGCCCGAACCATCAACGAGATTGAGACTCAGATCCTCACCCGGGATGCCAAGGGCATCAGTCAGCAGCAGATGAATGAGTTCCGGTCCTCTTTCAACCACTTTGACCGG AAGAAGAAAGGGGGGATGGAGGCTGATGACTTTAGAGCTTGCTTGATCTCCATGGGCTATGCTTTG GGTGAGGCCGAGTTTGCACGCATCATGACCCTGGTGGACCCCAATGGGGTTGGGGTGGTGTCCTTCCAGTCTTTCATTGACTTCATGACCCGGGAAACAGCAGACACGGACACCGCTGAGCAGGTCATCGCCTCCTTCAGGATCCTGGCAGCTGATAAG CCATACATCCTGGTGGAGGAGCTGCGCCGGGAGCTGCCCCCGGAGCAGGCCGAGTACTGCATCATGAGGATGCCCCCCTACACCGGGCCTGGCAAGGTGCCGGGGGCCCTGGACTACACCTCCTTCTCCACCGCCCTGTACGGAGAGAGCGACCTCTAA
- the LOC133116043 gene encoding alpha-actinin-2 isoform X8, with product MTQVETTVHYYNNGYEDEYMLQEDEWDRDLLLDPAWEKQQRKTFTAWCNSHLRKAGTQIENIEEDFRNGLKLMLLLEVISGERLPKPDRGKMRFHKIANVNKALDYITSKGVKLVSIGAEEIVDGNVKMTLGMIWTIILRFAIQDISVEETSAKEGLLLWCQRKTAPYRNVNVQNFHVSWKDGLAFCALIHRHRPDLIDYSKLNKDDAVGNLNLALEIAEKHLDIPKMLDAEDIVSGTRPDEKAIMTYVSCYYHAFAGAQKAETAANRICKILGVNQENEKLMEEYERLASELLEWIRRTTPWLENRTAENTMAAMQRKLEDFRDYRRKHKPPKVQEKCQLEINFNTLQTKLRISNRPAFMPSEGKMVSDIASAWQGLEQAEKGYEEWLLTEIRRLERLDHLAEKFRQKATTHEDWAQGKEQILTRKDYESASLTQVRALLRKHEAFESDLAAHQDRVEQIAAIAQELNELDYHAAAGINERCQKICDQWDQLGTLTQKRREALERTEKLLETIDQLFLEFAKRAAPFNNWMEGAMEDLQDMFIVHTVDEIQVKKLVPQRDGLLQEELARQHANERLRRQFAAQANLIGPWIQTRMEEIGHSSVEMSGTLEDQMTQLKQFEHIIINYKPNIDKLEGDHQLIQESLIFDNKHTNYTMEHIRVGWELLLTTIARTINEIETQILTRDAKGISQQQMNEFRSSFNHFDRDVKGKLRRDDFKACLISLGHVGSDKQGEAEFARIMTLVDPNGVGVVSFQSFIDFMTRETADTDTAEQVIASFRILAADKPYILVEELRRELPPEQAEYCIMRMPPYTGPGKVPGALDYTSFSTALYGESDL from the exons ATGACTCAAGTAGAGACAACGGTGCACTACTACAACAATGGATACGAGGATGAGTACATGTTGCAAGAAGACGAGTGGGACCGGGATCTCCTTTTGGACCCGGCTTGGGAGAAGCAACAACGAAAG ACGTTTACAGCTTGGTGCAACTCTCACCTGCGTAAGGCTGGGACACAGATTGAGAACATCGAGGAGGACTTCAGGAATGGCCTGAAACTCATGCTCCTGCTGGAAGTCATTTCAG gTGAAAGGCTACCCAAACCAGACAGAGGGAAGATGCGTTTTCACAAAATCGCCAATGTCAACAAAGCACTGGATTACATCACCAGCAAAGGAGTGAAACTTGTTTCCATAGGAGCTGAAG AAATTGTGGACGGGAATGTAAAGATGACCCTCGGAATGATATGGACCATCATCCTCCGCTTTGCAATTCAGGACATTTCAGTTGAAG AAACATCAGCGAAGGAAGGACTTCTCTTGTGGTGTCAGAGAAAGACTGCCCCCTACAGGAATGTCAATGTGCAGAACTTCCATGTCAG CTGGAAGGACGGCCTGGCGTTCTGTGCCCTGATTCACAGGCACCGCCCGGATCTTATCGACTATTCCAAGCTCAACAAG GACGATGCTGTTGGTAATTTAAACTTGGCCTTGGAAATTGCAGAGAAGCACCTGGACATCCCCAAAATGTTGGATGCTGagg ATATAGTAAGTGGTACCAGGCCAGATGAAAAGGCCATTATGACATATGTGTCTTGTTACTATCACGCCTTTGCTGGGGCCCAAAAG GCTGAGACAGCTGCCAACAGGATCTGTAAGATTCTGGGTGTGAACCAGGAGAATGAGAAGCTGATGGAAGAGTATGAAAGGCTGGCCAGCGAG CTGCTGGAGTGGATCCGGCGGACGACCCCCTGGCTGGAGAACCGCACGGCGGAGAACACCATGGCGGCCATGCAGCGGAAGCTGGAGGACTTCCGGGACTACCGGCGCAAGCACAAGCCGCCCAAGGTGCAGGAGAAGTGCCAGCTGGAGATCAACTTCAACACGCTGCAGACCAAGCTGCGCATCAGCAACCGGCCTGCCTTCATGCCCTCCGAGGGCAAGATGGTGTCG GACATCGCCAGTGCGTGGCAGGGCCTGGAGCAGGCTGAGAAGGGCTATGAGGAGTGGCTTCTGACCGAGATCCGCAGGCTGGAGCGTCTGGACCACCTGGCCGAAAAGTTCCGGCAGAAAGCCACCACCCATGAAGACTGGGCCCAGG GCAAGGAGCAGATCCTGACCCGGAAGGACTACGAGTCGGCATCACTGACGCAGGTGAGGGCGTTGCTGCGGAAACACGAGGCCTTCGAGAGCGACCTGGCTGCCCACCAGGACAGAGTGGAGCAGATTGCCGCCATCGCACAGGAGCTGAA CGAGCTGGACTACCACGCCGCCGCTGGCATCAACGAGAGGTGCCAGAAAATCTGTGACCAGTGGGACCAACTGGGAACGCTGAcgcagaagaggagggaggcTCTGGAG AGGACAGAGAAGTTGCTGGAAACCATTGACCAGCTGTTCCTGGAGTTCGCCAAAAGGGCGGCGCCCTTCAACAACTGGATGGAAGGGGCTATGGAAGACCTGCAGGACATGTTCATTGTGCACACTGTGGATGAGATTCAG GTAAAGAAGCTGGTTCCTCAAAGAGACGGCCTTCTTCAGGAGGAGCTTGCCCGTCAACATGCCAACGAACGCCTGAGACGCCAGTTTGCAGCCCAGGCCAACCTTATAGGGCCCTGGATCCAGACTAGGATGGAG GAAATAGGCCACAGCTCAGTGGAAATGAGTGGCACCTTGGAGGACCAGATGACCCAACTCAAGCAGTTTGAGCACATCATCATTAACTACAAACCCAACATTGACAAGCTGGAAGGAGACCACCAGCTGATTCAGGAATCACTTATCTTTGATAACAAGCACACCAACTACACCATGGAG CACATCCGGGTGGGCTGGGAGCTTCTTCTCACCACCATCGCCCGAACCATCAACGAGATTGAGACTCAGATCCTCACCCGGGATGCCAAGGGCATCAGTCAGCAGCAGATGAATGAGTTCCGGTCCTCTTTCAACCACTTTGACCGG GACGTCAAGGGCAAACTGCGGCGTGATGACTTTAAAGCCTGTTTAATCAGCCTGGGTCATGTGGGCAGCGACAAGCAG GGTGAGGCCGAGTTTGCACGCATCATGACCCTGGTGGACCCCAATGGGGTTGGGGTGGTGTCCTTCCAGTCTTTCATTGACTTCATGACCCGGGAAACAGCAGACACGGACACCGCTGAGCAGGTCATCGCCTCCTTCAGGATCCTGGCAGCTGATAAG CCATACATCCTGGTGGAGGAGCTGCGCCGGGAGCTGCCCCCGGAGCAGGCCGAGTACTGCATCATGAGGATGCCCCCCTACACCGGGCCTGGCAAGGTGCCGGGGGCCCTGGACTACACCTCCTTCTCCACCGCCCTGTACGGAGAGAGCGACCTCTAA
- the LOC133116043 gene encoding alpha-actinin-2 isoform X7 produces MTQVETTVHYYNNGYEDEYMLQEDEWDRDLLLDPAWEKQQRKTFTAWCNSHLRKAGTQIENIEEDFRNGLKLMLLLEVISGERLPKPDRGKMRFHKIANVNKALDYITSKGVKLVSIGAEEIVDGNVKMTLGMIWTIILRFAIQDISVEETSAKEGLLLWCQRKTAPYRNVNVQNFHVSWKDGLAFCALIHRHRPDLIDYSKLNKDDAVGNLNLALEIAEKHLDIPKMLDAEDIVSGTRPDEKAIMTYVSCYYHAFAGAQKAETAANRICKILGVNQENEKLMEEYERLASELLEWIRRTTPWLENRTAENTMAAMQRKLEDFRDYRRKHKPPKVQEKCQLEINFNTLQTKLRISNRPAFMPSEGKMVSDIASAWQGLEQAEKGYEEWLLTEIRRLERLDHLAEKFRQKATTHEDWAQGKEQILTRKDYESASLTQVRALLRKHEAFESDLAAHQDRVEQIAAIAQELNELDYHAAAGINERCQKICDQWDQLGTLTQKRREALERTEKLLETIDQLFLEFAKRAAPFNNWMEGAMEDLQDMFIVHTVDEIQVKKLVPQRDGLLQEELARQHANERLRRQFAAQANLIGPWIQTRMEEIGHSSVEMSGTLEDQMTQLKQFEHIIINYKPNIDKLEGDHQLIQESLIFDNKHTNYTMEHIRVGWELLLTTIARTINEIETQILTRDAKGISQQQMNEFRSSFNHFDRKKKGGMEADDFRACLISMGYALGEAEFARIMTLVDPNGVGVVSFQSFIDFMTRETADTDTAEQVIASFRILAADKPYILVEELRRELPPEQAEYCIMRMPPYTGPGKVPGALDYTSFSTALYGESDL; encoded by the exons ATGACTCAAGTAGAGACAACGGTGCACTACTACAACAATGGATACGAGGATGAGTACATGTTGCAAGAAGACGAGTGGGACCGGGATCTCCTTTTGGACCCGGCTTGGGAGAAGCAACAACGAAAG ACGTTTACAGCTTGGTGCAACTCTCACCTGCGTAAGGCTGGGACACAGATTGAGAACATCGAGGAGGACTTCAGGAATGGCCTGAAACTCATGCTCCTGCTGGAAGTCATTTCAG gTGAAAGGCTACCCAAACCAGACAGAGGGAAGATGCGTTTTCACAAAATCGCCAATGTCAACAAAGCACTGGATTACATCACCAGCAAAGGAGTGAAACTTGTTTCCATAGGAGCTGAAG AAATTGTGGACGGGAATGTAAAGATGACCCTCGGAATGATATGGACCATCATCCTCCGCTTTGCAATTCAGGACATTTCAGTTGAAG AAACATCAGCGAAGGAAGGACTTCTCTTGTGGTGTCAGAGAAAGACTGCCCCCTACAGGAATGTCAATGTGCAGAACTTCCATGTCAG CTGGAAGGACGGCCTGGCGTTCTGTGCCCTGATTCACAGGCACCGCCCGGATCTTATCGACTATTCCAAGCTCAACAAG GACGATGCTGTTGGTAATTTAAACTTGGCCTTGGAAATTGCAGAGAAGCACCTGGACATCCCCAAAATGTTGGATGCTGagg ATATAGTAAGTGGTACCAGGCCAGATGAAAAGGCCATTATGACATATGTGTCTTGTTACTATCACGCCTTTGCTGGGGCCCAAAAG GCTGAGACAGCTGCCAACAGGATCTGTAAGATTCTGGGTGTGAACCAGGAGAATGAGAAGCTGATGGAAGAGTATGAAAGGCTGGCCAGCGAG CTGCTGGAGTGGATCCGGCGGACGACCCCCTGGCTGGAGAACCGCACGGCGGAGAACACCATGGCGGCCATGCAGCGGAAGCTGGAGGACTTCCGGGACTACCGGCGCAAGCACAAGCCGCCCAAGGTGCAGGAGAAGTGCCAGCTGGAGATCAACTTCAACACGCTGCAGACCAAGCTGCGCATCAGCAACCGGCCTGCCTTCATGCCCTCCGAGGGCAAGATGGTGTCG GACATCGCCAGTGCGTGGCAGGGCCTGGAGCAGGCTGAGAAGGGCTATGAGGAGTGGCTTCTGACCGAGATCCGCAGGCTGGAGCGTCTGGACCACCTGGCCGAAAAGTTCCGGCAGAAAGCCACCACCCATGAAGACTGGGCCCAGG GCAAGGAGCAGATCCTGACCCGGAAGGACTACGAGTCGGCATCACTGACGCAGGTGAGGGCGTTGCTGCGGAAACACGAGGCCTTCGAGAGCGACCTGGCTGCCCACCAGGACAGAGTGGAGCAGATTGCCGCCATCGCACAGGAGCTGAA CGAGCTGGACTACCACGCCGCCGCTGGCATCAACGAGAGGTGCCAGAAAATCTGTGACCAGTGGGACCAACTGGGAACGCTGAcgcagaagaggagggaggcTCTGGAG AGGACAGAGAAGTTGCTGGAAACCATTGACCAGCTGTTCCTGGAGTTCGCCAAAAGGGCGGCGCCCTTCAACAACTGGATGGAAGGGGCTATGGAAGACCTGCAGGACATGTTCATTGTGCACACTGTGGATGAGATTCAG GTAAAGAAGCTGGTTCCTCAAAGAGACGGCCTTCTTCAGGAGGAGCTTGCCCGTCAACATGCCAACGAACGCCTGAGACGCCAGTTTGCAGCCCAGGCCAACCTTATAGGGCCCTGGATCCAGACTAGGATGGAG GAAATAGGCCACAGCTCAGTGGAAATGAGTGGCACCTTGGAGGACCAGATGACCCAACTCAAGCAGTTTGAGCACATCATCATTAACTACAAACCCAACATTGACAAGCTGGAAGGAGACCACCAGCTGATTCAGGAATCACTTATCTTTGATAACAAGCACACCAACTACACCATGGAG CACATCCGGGTGGGCTGGGAGCTTCTTCTCACCACCATCGCCCGAACCATCAACGAGATTGAGACTCAGATCCTCACCCGGGATGCCAAGGGCATCAGTCAGCAGCAGATGAATGAGTTCCGGTCCTCTTTCAACCACTTTGACCGG AAGAAGAAAGGGGGGATGGAGGCTGATGACTTTAGAGCTTGCTTGATCTCCATGGGCTATGCTTTG GGTGAGGCCGAGTTTGCACGCATCATGACCCTGGTGGACCCCAATGGGGTTGGGGTGGTGTCCTTCCAGTCTTTCATTGACTTCATGACCCGGGAAACAGCAGACACGGACACCGCTGAGCAGGTCATCGCCTCCTTCAGGATCCTGGCAGCTGATAAG CCATACATCCTGGTGGAGGAGCTGCGCCGGGAGCTGCCCCCGGAGCAGGCCGAGTACTGCATCATGAGGATGCCCCCCTACACCGGGCCTGGCAAGGTGCCGGGGGCCCTGGACTACACCTCCTTCTCCACCGCCCTGTACGGAGAGAGCGACCTCTAA